The following coding sequences are from one Motacilla alba alba isolate MOTALB_02 chromosome 4, Motacilla_alba_V1.0_pri, whole genome shotgun sequence window:
- the SPRY1 gene encoding protein sprouty homolog 1: MEPQSQHGSGGSLVVIQQPSLDSRQRLDYDRDSQPATILSLDQIKAIRGSNEYTEGPSVVKKSGPRTAPRQEKHERTHEIIPINVNNNYEHRPGHAGHVAHQHNARAPVLSRSTSTGSAASSGSNSSASSEQGLLGRSPPSRPGSGHRSERTIRAQPKQSALIVDDLKGPLKEDLTQHKFICERCGKCKCGECTAPRALPSCLACNRQCLCSAESMVEYGTCMCLVKGIFYHCSNDDEGDSYADNPCSCSQSHCCSRYLCMGAMSLFLPCLLCYPPAKGCLKLCRGCYDRVNRPGCRCKNSNTVYCKLESCPSRGQGKPS, translated from the coding sequence ATGGAGCCCCAAAGTCAGCATGGCAGCGGCGGCTCCCTGGTGGTGATTCAGCAGCCCTCCCTGGACAGCCGGCAGCGCTTGGACTAtgacagggacagccagcccgCGACCATCTTGTCACTGGACCAGATCAAGGCCATCAGGGGCAGCAACGAATACACCGAGGGGCCGTCGGTGGTGAAGAAGTCGGGTCCGCGGACGGCGCCGAGGCAGGAGAAGCATGAGAGGACTCACGAGATTATACCGATTAATGTGAATAATAACTACGAGCACAGGCCCGGCCACGCGGGGCACGTGGCACATCAGCATAACGCCAGGGCTCCCGTCCTGAGCCGATCGACCAGCACGGGCAGCGCGGCCAGCTCCGGCAGCAACAGCAGCGCCTCCTCGGAGCAAGGGCTGCTGGGGCGCTCGCCGCCCTCCCGGCCGGGCTCCGGCCACAGATCCGAGCGGACGATCCGGGCGCAGCCCAAGCAGTCGGCGCTGATCGTGGACGATCTGAAGGGGCCTTTGAAAGAGGACTTGACGCAGCACAAGTTCATCTGCGAGCGGTGCGGGAAGTGCAAGTGCGGGGAGTGCACGGCGCCGCgggccctgccctcctgcctggccTGCAACCGGCAGTGCCTGTGCTCGGCCGAGAGCATGGTGGAGTACGGCACCTGCATGTGCCTGGTCAAAGGGATCTTCTACCACTGTTCCAACGACGATGAAGGGGACTCGTACGCGGAtaatccctgctcctgctcccagtcACACTGCTGTTCTAGGTACCTGTGCATGGGAGCCATGTCCTTGTTCCTGCCTTGCTTGCTCTGCTACCCTCCGGCCAAAGGATGCCTAAAACTCTGCCGGGGGTGCTACGACCGCGTCAATCGTCCGGGGTGCCGGTGCAAGAACTCCAACACGGTCTATTGTAAACTGGAGAGCTGCCCCTCCCGGGGTCAGGGCAAGCCCTCATGA